Within Vicia villosa cultivar HV-30 ecotype Madison, WI linkage group LG1, Vvil1.0, whole genome shotgun sequence, the genomic segment GAACTGtcgtaaaacaccttgatttcaacaggcggaacctattcaagtagtcatcaattgtttctgcgAATTTtctcttaacactggccaattctttcagacttatcttagtttgacccatgtagaattgctcgtggaacaacctttctaagtatgcccatgcatctatcgaatttggtggcaaagtggtGAACCagatgaaggcattttttgtcagcgaactagggaaatatttaatccttagatcctcgtttcccgctaagtctcctgcttctgttaaatatctagcaatatgttccacagttgactcattagtttcgccagaaaattttgtgaatttaggaaccttagttcccctaggcaattctgtctgcatgatataatctgatataggggatgtataatttgggcgtctgagtccagtactaaggccattattggccataaccctttctatcatggcagttaaattattttctgtggccagattttctcttctaactctttggacaatctcatctggatgatcgtccctacccaaaatcctcaatctgggtcgttcttcctccatttcttgtcgaaagggaacggtcctttgacttgaatcctccaagttaattactggagtcttttcgaacgactccgtccttcgtgaggggcctacatccctaggagccgtcctaggtgggggaaccatatcttgcacacgctccaaaataggcctctcttcttgattcacaggctgtttgtctttccttttaggtggtggtactcccatgaattctaccattcgattcatttgagatgatatcttttggaaaatttctacgttttctctatttgtcgTAGTAACACTTGCCATTAGTGGATTCAAGACTGAAGttagttctctggccaaaacccctaccatatcatggttgcttgcatccatttcttgtcgaaatgctgcttggttattcgtggtaaaattgggtatttgggtagaaaaattagtgttgcgtccacttcgacccactgaactaataTTTGGCGAAAATGTCGTATTATTAGTTGAGGCATTTATAGGTCTTGCCCCTCGTACGTCTGGTCcaaatgggtatggcattccatatggactatttggtctccattcgaagccAGAACTTGTGCCTTGACCAAACGAATTGTTTGCAGCGTCTGTCAAGGGATACAGTACATCATCtgcacttgtggatgagggtgcggttatCGATGCCGAAACTGGAACAGTTCCTGAATGCCCTGTAGTATTTTCAGGCGTGGTCTGGGAAttgtctgcaggtctcgatccatttggacccgtcgtATTCTGTGTTCCCTGCCTGGAAGTCGAATTtaccgctcctgatcctgaaccttgtgggggatcctgatcaccccctgcactggccgtgacagccattttcctgttgtaccttcgtttgggaatcggttgtgcactgttctttaatttaccgttcctaaggttcatacaaggtcttgatattgtctagacaaaaataaagcaattgattaaaacaatccgcatgacactgtcccaccgggtgtgccaatttgtttacggtgatttccggtaaacaaccgctagtcttccaaactataataaatatgatttggttacttgcaggatcgactagattgatcctaggacacatagtcaagaagattgttatcaatgttcatttgaatcatattcgtaatttgttCTCTTCGATGAatattgttcgattcaagaatcttggtaattgcttcgttatatgtaattataacttcaacaaaaaagataaataacataacatacaaaacttaaagattgttaaaacataaagaatcttaaactgcagaaacgttaaagactttgaaagtaaatgatcatgaaagtaaattcgaaagtaagtgatttaaaataaagatacaggaatgtaaatgacaagaaataaatggaatgcagtaattcataaatatattcgaaaatgaaatacaatacacatgtattaaaatggtggtgtcatacgtacattttctcagcaaactctttctcgtaacacttgatacttgagtaaatatgtgagtgatttgtacaaaatgaacacacggaatcctaacattaagacccctatttatactagtttcgaccttaacggtcctacactaatctgctgccacgtttctcatcagaacttccagcgaagccatctgtatttggacagttacgaaaccgtcttcgaatttcaaatcttcccgcctgagtccgtcttcgacgcgtggcagtgtaaaaaacactatgaaaacacgctaagtagtaacacttaaatacatactttataaattttgtctaagtcccgaagacatatgcttttattagtctttcagtgttcactatcttcaacgaacttagaagtctttatcttcgaagcatgaccatcagtagtcattttcttacttttttaagggatggtcatcagtaaccatcttttcttcgattctcaacttcttcgaaggacaatatttatgaaacgaaatcttcagctaacagttgCGTAGGCTAAGGTGGATCCCTCCAATATTGCAGTGTGTTAAGTTAAATACGGATGGCGCATATAGCAAAGGTGATAATGCCGGTTGTGGTGGTGTGATTAGAGGTACGCAAGGGGAATGGTTGGGGGGCTTCGCTCGATGTATTGGGCGATGCACTGTTTTGGAGGCGGAACTGTGGGGTGTTTTTGAAGGCATAAAATTAGCTTGGCAGATGGGATTCAGAGAGGTTGAACTTAACTTAGATTCTATTATGGCGGTGAATGCGATCAATACCGGAAAAATCAAGTTGGTAGGAGCTGCGCAACTAGTGAAGAACATTCGAGCATGGATGCAGAGAAGTTGGCAGATTAATATTGGGCATGTTTTTCGTGAGGAGAATCGGTGTGCGGATGCGCTAGCTAAGTTGGGATCCACGTTGGGTGTTGCTCTTAGGGTTTTCCAGGAGTGTCCATTAGAAATTAAGGAAGTTTATGATGGAGATATCGCGGGATTTGCTATACCTAGACTTATTGCAGTGTAACCTCTTTTTTTGGGCATATGCCCCTctactataaaaaaaatagagaaggaGACACACTATTAAATTCACAATACCATTAAAGCAACGAAATGTTTATTATAGTCTTTTAACTTTTCTTTCGAGAATAATTGATTTGTTGGTGCTATAGGAGGATTATCATTTCCTCCTAATATACTAATCTTAACTTCTTCTTTTTCAATTCTACTTATTTTTACTTTATTACAAAttataaatgaaattaataaattttttatgttgTTAGGATAGTATATGAACAATCGGTAAATAAATCTTATTTGCTCAAAATTTTGAAACTAATATTTTACAtgtattttcgtatttatttataattccttatttaaagtttttttaagTGGGAAATGGCattataacaaatatataaaGGAAACAATGTTTTATACAACATATATTTATTAGAATtgtcatttatttaattttttattttaaattattatgtaatttGTTAGAAAATAACCAAaataatatagagatgaaggagagaaaataagagagaaagtgatattctattatcttcttcaaggagttatatttacattgcaaagtggacCTTATTTATAAGACATTAGGAAGGTAAAAAATCATAACCTTATTATAtcacttaatagggaatatgaagataaaatataataatacacATGGacattcaaaataatatttattcaaaacactccccttggatgtccattaacgatatgcctcgttaaaaccttactagagaaaactCAGTGAGAAAAAttttagtgaaggaaaaagagtacaatatcctttgaatgtgaattgacTCGTTAAAATCCTTACCAGGAAAACTgaatgggacaaaaccatggaaaagagaaaaagagtgcaaaacatatgtaggCCACATGGCTTAAATACATATAGCAAAACGGGTCAGCAACATGGGCTAGGCCCAATGAGTGAAAAACTAAGGAAGATAATTAAAATTATGattagggatggcaatttggcccatccccaCTGCGTACCCACAAAAATACCCACAATGGGTAAGGTAAAAACCCGCATAAATGGGTACGGGCACGGGCTCGGGTATGGGCAACTTAGTACCCAGCCCGCCCCATACCCACGCAACATATATNNNNNNNNNNNNNNNNNNNNNNNNNNNNNNNNNNNNNNNNNNNNNNNNNNNNNNNNNNNNNNNNNNNNNNNNNNNNNNNNNNNNNNNNNNNNNNNNNNNNattgttcgattcaagaatcttggtaattgcttcgttatatgtaattataacttcaacaaaagataaataacataacatacaaaacttaaagattgttaaaacataaagaatcttaaactgcagaaacgttaaagactttgaaagtaaatgatcatgaaagtaaattcgaaagtaagtgatttaaaataaagatacaggaatgtaaatgacaagaaataaatggaatgcagtaattcagaaatatattcgaaaatgaaatacaatacacatgtattaaaatggtggtgtcatacgtacattttctcagcgaactctttctcgtaacacttgatacttgagtaaatatgtgagtgatttgtacaaaatgaacacacggaatcctaacattaagacccctatttatactagtttcgaccttaacggtcctacactaatctgctgccacgtttctcatcagaacttccagcgaagccatctgttacttggacagttacgaaaccgtcttcgaatttcaaatcttcccgcctgagtccgtcttcgacgcgtggcagtgtaaaaaacactatgaaaacacgctaagtagtaacacttaaatacatactttataaattttgtctaagtcccgaagacatatgcttttattagtctttcagtgttcactatcttcaacgaacttagaaatctttatcttcgaagcatgaccatcagtagccattcttttactttttaagggatggccatcagtaaccatcttttccttcgattctcaacttcttcgaaggacaaatattatgaaacgaaatcttcagctaacaaattgcccccaataaatgcctgtttcgagaatcaacagaaataggcgtttcttgtcattataagatttcgtttttatgatccttgaaagttccaagactgctgactaacgtcataatcattgataacactgtttccgaaacgtcttgtcattttcaaagatgtcttctcataacttacattcccacgttttaaccttacttactgatcattattcctatatactaggagtaaggctaacttattcgaccgccgttggattaaatcaccaaccgccacgtgtctctcgggttttacccaaaagatttaaaaaggtttccgtcaaacctttaaatacttgacctTGTGCCTTTATACCGCCTTCCATTCATCTTCTACACCGAGAAAACTGaaaacatcttcactcttttttAAAATCTTGCTTTCTTTAGCAAAAActtctccatggcttcatcttcaaatgttcttcaacccgctgtgaagctccaatcaacaacacgttctggggaacgagagttcgttccaaaccctaatactgaagaaatacgcgcaatctacgcttcccaggtaatcataccttttgatctttctggaaaaactcttgcctttatgggtccgttaccgagtgaaaatatccaatctgtgaataaatttttccctgcttactataaaactagaccaatagttagcaaagttaagatagatgaagacggtcgttctcctttaggcaaatctacTAATGTAGAGgaaacttcaactgcaacccctttagctttagccaaaattaggttaaactatatgaccaattctgtaaaagtgtttaggtcattccctttagccaaagatcctgatttgtactatgcctggttagaaaaagtagaaaaacagaaaggatccttctggaaatcgttagggatatacgatttgatccaactgtcaaaaacaggtttagaatacaaccaacccatgttggtagcagcggttcatttctgggatgcttctcacaataccttccatctcccatgtggcaTGGTTACCCCCACACTTTTCGATGTGGCTGCTATTACGGGACTTCGACCAACAGGTGAAACCTTCGATCCTAATgacatggataatgacactataggTTTTAATGATTCGCAAGTTACTTacacggcattcatccagaagcaccatatcACCGCTGAAACGACAGTATCTGacgaagaacatattgcttttctggcattatggctttcacggtgcgccttctgctcaagatctatccaggttgcaaagagttacctttgcatggctaatcaattgcatgctgggaaaaaactcaacctcagccaactacttctagggtttctttacgaaaaccttagtgaagctgcaaatcttactaaaaatttcaaatctggcagtttactttatgctggtcctttctggttattgcaactgtggcttaacgctacattcgaaactcatcttccctttcgaggagatgtcaatgaggaggacagcacaatcaaaaatcgaactatagaggggaccaggttagcttacctaactccaaaagaagaaatgggaaagcttcatgaacatttcctggcgtattcaatgatgtttgctcggcgtgaccagttcgatccttctatggccccatttgtacacagaataataggccctgaatggttcactcgaaaatttccaccaacatctcaagatcaacaaatcgaatctatggaaatttgggaagcctttctgactccaagattattttcccatcgtcttcgaccatcaaagggtcaatgtatcctcatgtgttatcaaccaaatttggtctcgagacagtttgggctaGCTCAgataacacccaagtgcttatatgagaaaagaaaccatatgtgtttccacactttgtatttgactgaagaagaatgcgaacgaaaaatcaacaaatacattGGCGTCACCAACCTTTCTCCTATTTCTTTCGAACCTTCTttctactctacaccagatttccatcaatggtggacagagtattatagctctcaaattttttatgctgatagccttgctcaagaactaaccgcagctttcactgatgtgcaggagaacttcaaaaaaggtacttcaactcatattaaagaaatccaagcttttcaaaaattctttgaaactatctatatgcctgatgatcttagtcggaccgttcgtgaggctgcagtcactttgcgcgaaaagttttccaccaaactaaataaattgaaattgccctcgtatgttcgaccagaactacgttatgaagtggctttcaaacttcatcctccaaaattccctccactaccaagtgctgattttggtgtggctctaagtcctcctttcccagactggtttgtgtgtgggaatgttctcaaaattcttcgagagagtactaaaaaacgcgctgagcGAGTGGtttcgactaagcataccttggatactttcaaaggacatcttcatatagatcttaaacatgtccgtgtcctgactccaatacctgaaggtttggattaagataATCTTTTTCGACTGACTTCTCTTTTCTTTACTGATATACtaatttcagtctcaactacagctgttgcacgaaggaggaagattaaagaagcttctgccccaaaagagtCTGAGACATCTAAAAGCGACAAACCAAACGAGAG encodes:
- the LOC131620862 gene encoding uncharacterized protein LOC131620862 — protein: MASSSNVLQPAVKLQSTTRSGEREFVPNPNTEEIRAIYASQVIIPFDLSGKTLAFMGPLPSENIQSVNKFFPAYYKTRPIVSKVKIDEDGRSPLGKSTNVEETSTATPLALAKIRLNYMTNSVKVFRSFPLAKDPDLYYAWLEKVEKQKGSFWKSLGIYDLIQLSKTGLEYNQPMLVAAVHFWDASHNTFHLPCGMVTPTLFDVAAITGLRPTGETFDPNDMDNDTIGFNDSQVTYTAFIQKHHITAETTVSDEEHIAFLALWLSRCAFCSRSIQVAKSYLCMANQLHAGKKLNLSQLLLGFLYENLSEAANLTKNFKSGSLLYAGPFWLLQLWLNATFETHLPFRGDVNEEDSTIKNRTIEGTRLAYLTPKEEMGKLHEHFLAYSMMFARRDQFDPSMAPFVHRIIGPEWFTRKFPPTSQDQQIESMEIWEAFLTPRLFSHRLRPSKGQCILMCYQPNLVSRQFGLAQITPKCLYEKRNHMCFHTLYLTEEECERKINKYIGVTNLSPISFEPSFYSTPDFHQWWTEYYSSQIFYADSLAQELTAAFTDVQENFKKGTSTHIKEIQAFQKFFETIYMPDDLSRTVREAAVTLREKFSTKLNKLKLPSYVRPELRYEVAFKLHPPKFPPLPSADFGVALSPPFPDWFVCGNVLKILRESTKKRAERVVSTKHTLDTFKGHLHIDLKHVRVLTPIPEGLD